The Coccinella septempunctata chromosome 9, icCocSept1.1, whole genome shotgun sequence genomic interval TTCGACCCTTTTATGTATGTCTCGTTAGTAATGTAACGAGAAGTATATTGAGAAGAACCATGAATCGTAACAAGTGTAAGATTGCACATCTTCAATAACATCAACGAATGAACAACAACCTCAGGAAATGGGGTAAGTTTAACACCGCCTCTAATGGTtggtttatgcagagttactaagaactaataaTTAAGAAAGGGATCATTCTCATAGGGAGACGGCAAACACGTGCAAACACAGTTAGATTGGTCCCTGTCTTAGATAATTAGTTCATAGAGACTCTGCATAAACTAACCATAGGTTTCGAAAGAACTGGCGTTTGTTGAGCTAATCTAACTTTGTTTTGAATTCGACAAACAGCTATCCGTTTTAACTTGTCTATGTGTGTGGTTTTGATCTTAACGCCTTCTCTTGTTGACCTGTTAAATAAAGACATCCTGATATGACAATGATTGCATGGTTTTCCTCTGATAAAAGTGACTGGTTATGGGCAAGCAATAGAAATGACTTATTCTCCATTCAAACTCAGACCTTCAGTGATCGCATTAAAATGTCTTAAGTCTGATGTAAATCCACCAAATGCACTCAGACAGGTTAGGAGAAGGTTAGGAGATACCTGAACTCATTTGTGAGCCAATTAAAGGCAGTGGTCCAACAATGGACAATAGGACAAACCTAAGACGAAACACCCCCTGTTTTGCACAGGCAAATATATTCTGATGACCAAAAGGCTCCTAAAACCACAAGCTCAGCTTTGGATAATGGCATGTCTGCTGGTAACACACTACCGCTACAAATGTCTCTTGTTCTTGAGAGGTAATAAAGCGTGAGCATTTAGGTACCTTTAAGTTTCTCTTCACTAACTAACATGGTAGATTTTTCATTTTGCTGGGCTTCCCCCCATAAATCAATTGAACCACGATTAGATAAACCATATATTTGTtaatatttacaacattacAATGACAGAAACAAGTAGTGTTATATAGGAACTTTGATGAAATGCATAATCCTAAGCTATCGCCATAAACTTCAACAGGTACCAAGCTAATCTCCTAGAATTATCCAATACGTCATGAATGATTTGCTGTGAATGAGATTGGTGAATCCTTCTCTTCCAGATAAGAATGATTTGAAAGGGTTCCATATGGTAGCTCCCTAATTTTCCATACTCGTGATGAACGTTGATACTACGGTCGTAAATGTCGATTTCATAGTGGACAACCCTGTATTAGGGTCTAGGTTTCAGGGTCCTACTTGCTGGAGGTGGAAGTCTAGAGAATCCTGCGGAATCGAAAACTGGTAATAGCTTTTCTTTGCTACCCCTGAAGTTGAGGTCTTTTTTTAAGGGTTCGGTTGGGAAGTAGGTAGCTCCATAGAAGTCCAGACCTTGTTGCAGCAAGTTGTTATATTCTTCCAGAGATGCTACGGTAACGCGGATGGGATTTGGGGTTCCGGGACTTTGATCTAACTTTGGTGGTAGTCTGGTGACTTCTACCTGAAATTTTGTAGCTATACTGAGTTGAATGTTCTTCCTGAAATTGTTAAAATTGCCAATTGCATTGGATCATAAGATTATGGAGGACAAAATGAACCTCGCTAAAGAGACTGAAAGGAATTTTGCATTCTACGATTGAAGGAAAGACTAACTTTCGTTCAACGTCTAAACTGCTGAAGCTTTTGGAGTGTTCAACTAGGCTCAAAGAAAACTTTTTTAGCTGGCTCTGTAATGAAACAAGTTGATGAATCTGGTTGGACTATGTACTATGTCAGAACCACAGCTTAAATGATGCATATTCTAAGAAATATTTCCTAGAATCCACATCAGCAAACATCGAAAGCCAGTCTTTGAAGTAGATTCTCTCAGCGatccttttttttttggacACTAGCTTTCGATGTTGGCTGAGGTAATACCCCTTCTACATCtgatgaaatgttttttttgtctGGTTCAGCGGTGTTAACAGTTTGGAGAAATTGCAATGATTTAATTTATCCAGTTTTGGGAAATTGTGCTGTGAAAAAACGTTCCTTAGTATTATACATTCAATTGTGATTGCTGGAATGAAATTTCATCTCACCACTGAACAGAATCTGTATAAGCTTGCTCGAATATCATCTTCTGGTAGGTCGTTCGGTACTTCGTGTACCAGAAGTGAAAATGTTTTTTGTGGTCTGCATGGTATGTTAACTTTTCTATAGAGACGTCCTCCTGTTACctgtaaaatgaaataaaagagTGATTatagatgaaattttcaacataGATGAACAAGcaaaattatatttatatagaGTGTGAATCAGCAGTTTTTGGTTTCACTTTTGGAATAAGTCTTGCACTTATAACAACGAAAAATGCTCATAAAAAGCCCGTCAAAGATACTCAATTTCTTGAAGAACACTCTCGTTTCTGAAGAATGCAATCTCATCAAACTTGTCGCCCCATAACTTCACAATGGTATCGGCATTGTTTGTTTAAGCAACATTCCTTGCAAATCAAAATCAGAAGAAGTCTGTTGATATTGATCTGCATCTGATTTACTGGTGCTTACAGCCTTAATATTCTTTTAGCCTCTTGTATTTGTTTGTTTTATTAGTGCTTTCATTGACGAAAGTTAATATCGATGAAGCAGAAGGGTTTCAACAAAAAACGAGTTTTTTTTGAAGAGTTCGGATAATTTATGTAGAAAAAGAGCTAGTCCAGAGATTGAAAAAGTTTCTTCTAGATGTATCTGTTCTTTagggaattttttttcaaaaataatcacaaattctggATCAGTGGATGAAGAATATTTCAATTGGCTTTCAATTTCGTGTGCATTTTTTaattaaaatccaaaaatgcttGATTTTAAGGGGGGTTTCATAGCAAAGACAAGATCTATTCCAAGACATATACAGGGGAagtctttgacacgtacaaatattttaacagcagctcaaaagaaacacttttttcctataccaatcTTTCTGATTCAGCCCTGATTAAAAGATTTAGCTATttcgagttttcataatgagctgtgccacctctggtaAAActaaattatcttcagaatataactagctaaataatctgtgacactttacgtctgcggatcttttaaacatagttgttatcagccaaagtatccaatttttcaagtttcacagatactttttgatttttgaacatcaaataactcgaaaactgcgcaCTATACCAGAAATGAAgattaattttatttataacaatttaaaatattcattaaatagggtccaagttagtttcaagagttgggctatttgaatttttggtatttttatggtaggtacGTAATGATcgtaatggaaaaactggaagacgtgggtgatatattgtgttcgaaaaagattcatcaaataaatgaactatattccgaaatttaattcattcgataaaaagttagtgagatagaactaaaaataacattttttatggtttttcgatagcctctatcttttaaaccgagccaattcggaataaatggtagaagaaaaaaatttttcttttgacctcaagaatctactgttgaaatattcgtacgagtcaaagactcaccctgtatttttcaaCAATCATTAAATCCCCATCGTACTTTTCGACGTTATTTCAGGATATAAACCTTTTGATGTAAAATTGAATatatattcaagaaaaacataacACCCACAACCAGATAGTTGTCTCTGCCCACAATATTTTACCTTGTGGAAACCTTTCCTGAATACTTGTTGGAAATCTTCGGGTTCCGAAAACTTGAATAATATCCCAGTTGCAGTTTTCGTTAGAGAAAAACTCCCCCTGAAGTTGAGCTTGTCACAAATGTTGGCAGCTTTGTCCAGGCTCAAGTCGTGGGAGGGGGTGAGTAGGAAGGctcctgaaaaatataaaacaggaAGTTGCATAATAAGTTCGTCTGAAACACGCCGTATTGACGCATTCGCGTCTTTTGTTAATTCGGAAACGGTCTGCTGAAAATGCTGAATACTGTTTGTAGTTTGACGATTTTGTGTGGGTTCATTCTTCTAAAGGAAATGAAAAGCGTATGAAACAGTCCTGTGTTAAGGGATGAAAAATCTTTACCTAACTGGGTGATTATGCAATTTTCGATTCAAGGTAGCAAAAAGAATAAATGACCGGCGTCAGAATTTCTTTTCTACTGAACTGAAGGCCGAATTGATCGTTTACGTAATGGACCAAATCCGATATAAGGAATAAAAATTATGACACTTCTTCTCCTGTTATCACTTCTTTTTTTTGTAAGTACGATTTGATCAAAATGTAAGAggatgaaaaattcttagcctactgtagtaccaaacaaaatttcaaggtgaaaatattttattactcaatatattcccCTCTTGATTGCATACAtgtattacagcgaacctgcaacgtctctagacctttaaaaaatgtttcttcttgctctacaaaccagacttccacatattttattacctcctcgttggaagaaaatttacgacattacgaccttttaaactttttttcagttgaggaaaaagatgatagtcggatggagccaaatctggtgaatgaggggggtgttctagtaattcaaaccctaaatcacgaattttttgcatggcaacaagagatttgtgtgcaggggcgttgtcctgcaaaaacaaaacacctttggatagcttttcctctttaattttttcccgtagagtggtcagttatatcgaatagtaatctccggttattgttctacccttatccgaaaaatcaatcatgattacttttccagcagatttttggacacgaaacctcttaggtcttgcagaaccagagtgtcgccattccatcgattgttgctttgtttctgaattgtagaaatgtacccaagtctcatccatagtaacaattcgatttaagaagtctacatcgtattcaaatcgagcacagattgagcgccatgcttctacccttgcacgcttttggtcaactttcaaacatttggggatccatttagcagcaatttttgtcatgtccaaattgacgtgaactatatgatgaacgcgttcgtatgaaatattcagtgcttcagatgtccgttttagcccaattcgacggtctgataaaatcatgtcatgaactgcatcgatattttcggggactgacactgaaactggccttcccgattggtcatcatcttcaatggaaaatttacctcttttgaaataaatttaaattcgtaaatctgcttacctcttaacccttttaaatacaggtacttgatgatggctcgatactccaatttttcgatattcacaatttcggtggacacctcctttcttttaatttattgcgtaactctggtttacttttttgaccccaaacttcaccctgacacttctaatgagttatttttctttgctatggtaacgcaatattttttttatgcatggaactgatctaggctaactagatatcgatacatcctcgtatatctcaatctgacacgctcaagaaTGTACAATGTTCGTTTTTtattattctgacaggctgtcccaaaCAATTCtctctatatacaggtctaatttttggtagaggtactcttcAGGGGGAAATTTTCTCACAAAAAGTATTAGAGCTAGGTCTTATAATTATTACCTAAGCAGAAAAATATACAGTGTATATTTCAGAATATATAGTTCGGGCATCTCTTAGATACTTTACCTTCGATCTGTGAAAACATGGAAGCGTCGTTTTCCTCTATAATAAGTCGATGAcactttatttttctccagacGAAAAGCGTTGAAAATTAATGGTGGAGAACATTTTAATATGCAGAAAAAATTCTGTGCTTCATAGACGACTAATAGGTTCATTCAAACACGCAAAATGTAATGATGCAAAGAGCTGTTCTCTCCAGCTCTAATTATAACGAAACATTTCAACTACATGGAGAGGACATTAAATGTGACTCCTGACACTGAATTGCCTTTTCTGGCGCTTTTCGTCTGTGAAATATCAGAGATTCAATATCGTTTGAATGAGTCTTTAGGGAGATTTTGATGTATATCCCTTCTCTCGTTTTTCTTAAAGGTCGTTTTTCACATGGGACATTTTATGGCAGGCAAGGTTTTCTCTTAGACCTAACGGATGTGCACTAAACTCCGCTTGAACTTTTGGCAAGCAGTTTTTTGAATATGCCTATAAATACTGCGTTGCTGCTCAGTTGAAGAAAAACtaattttctgtaaatttgatTGTACCTATTTCTATGAGCATTTTTAGGTTGGATTGTTGAAACTAGGATATGATTTTCAATCGAAATAGCACTTTGCGAAGTgtaaaaaattgttcatttgtATCAATCCAGAGAACTACTAAAAATGAACAGTTAAAACTTTTCTCTGAGATGATTGaggtgaaaaaatcaatttattaTAAGAAAAATGACGTAATTCAGGTCTAAATTATGAGCCTACTTGATACTTCCCTGGAAAATTATATCTGACAGTGGTTGTAAGTCAACAACTTTTTACTTTTATcctaatttttccataaaatcaGTTTTTATTACATTTTCCAAAGCAAAACGTTGTTTTATTAGAAAATAATGTTAGCTAATCACAAGAAATCATGAAGTTGGTGAAAATTTCTATATTTCgtatgatataaaatatattatattgatTTTCATTTGTTCTGAAGTCTCCTTCacaaaaattaaataattattACTTGTTTATTTTTGGTTTAGATGATATCTTAATCATTATTTCACATTTCATAATTCAAATTTCTTCAATCTGAAACCATTTGCTTGAATTATCcatattgaaatgttttttactatcagtataaaaataaatttcaatttttatatcTGCAATGtttttataaattattttaCATTTTTCGAAGATgttttcaatgtaaaaataaaagcaattattTATGCTATATTCATAAAATGATATTTATTTTGAGATAATTTCTTTTTATACttcaatgaaagaaattatCTGAAGAATATATTGGTGATATGAATATGAGAGTTCATCTAGATATCATTGCAAAACAGTTACCAATTCGAGAGAAATTACGCAACTTTTTTTGGTAAAATCCTATATCTTCTTATAGTCCACTCAGAGAAGAATTTCATTAGTATATTGAACTGTGTGtgaggaattttttttcgttcaacAAAAATCGGTTtatgaatttctggaatcatAATTTGTGGTGTGATAtaatggaataatgaaatataaTTGATCAGTAATCAGTGGTGCTTTTGTACGAATACAGGGAGAGAAAAAAATAACAGAACGTTCAGAAAATTCAAGGATACGAAAGGGTTATCCAAAAATGTCTTTCATAAAAGTTGAGAGAGCTGTTGAAAATCTACATActgtgataaattgaaatatgcagGGACATTTTTTGAAAACCCTTGTATATTCTGAAAAAACTGATTGTTTTGGTAATTTTTCCTATCCCTATATCCTGTATGTAATTAGAGTTTCATGTAACCACCTTGAGGAATATCGAGATATAATATTTTGGCTTCGAAATCCCTTGTCAAGATTCTTCTTCTATTGAATAGTACTGAAACGCTCCTAActgaatcagaaagaaagatttCCAAGATTGAAGTGACCACAACAATATATTTTAGTATCACATTTTTATTGATCCTGAATTTTAATCGCActttattcataaaatttttacTTTCAGGTATAAGTGAGGCTGAAAACGAGCTGTTACTATCCAATACGTGGTGAGTACAAATTTTGAAACGTGGAATGCAAAATGTCCAATAGATTCTATACGTTTATATACAAGGTGTCACTCAATAGCTGCTGGGAAGACTATCCAacacttttcaatttctttctcGCTCCCATAGCTAAATTTCAtgtcatttttcttttttctaagaaaaaattgcTCTTCAGGTGCCATCTATAGGGAGCTGTATCTCAAGCAGCTCAAAAAAATTGCATTAAAAACCTCTACAATTTTTTGACCATAAATTAACCCTAAATTTTtatcgcaactattcatttatatcCTTTATTGAAATAGAGTGCTGATCCTGAATGAAATTTTgggtgaaaataaatttctccGAAAAGAAGCTTAAGTGGACGTTTATGAGGAAAAGGacatctttttgaaaatgctTTGAGGATTCACTTTCAATCATGAAGCGTCATTTCATCAGGGACTTtttgttatgatataggtacgAAGTTTCAAGAATGCTCTTACCTTTGGTCAAAAACCTCCCGTGTTCACTCAATTCACTATTGCAATCATCGTTTTCCCCCATTATATCGATATAGGACATCATTACCCGGAAAAAATTGGCATACTTCTAGAAGAAACCCGTAGAGCACCTTTATATAAAGAATGGGGATCTATTGAAGCGAAAAAGCTCCTACGCTGGGTAATTTCGGGAAGATAATGGTATAATTTGTTAAATATTAAAGGCAATTATCAAAGATCATCATTGTTTCCCCGTCTATTATTATGGAGTATTGTGAATTTGAAACCGTTTAAGAGATTGGGCGTATATAATTAGGTTTGGGAGAGGCGTGGGTTTTTATTTCATCGATTCAACAAGTTCCTCGCGAATTTGGAGGATTTTGGGTGAAAATTAATGTCGAGTTTATTTTTATACTCATAAAGCGTTCCTCTAAATAGAAATGctcttttttattatatttcattacGTTTTCCATCGAATTTTGTTGGAATTATGAAATAAGCCTAACCACCCACATATGACTTCAAAAATTATAATGCCTCCCTTCATGACTAATCAATTCCAGTGtctgggatggcttcaaggatccagaaacaaagcaacaatcgatggaatggcgacactctggttctccaagacctaagaagtttcgtgtaaaaaaatctgctggaaagaTCTTGCttaagttttttgggattgccttgaagtaatcatgattgatattttggataagggtagaacaataaccggacataactattcgacattactgacccctctaagggaaaaaattaaagagaaaagacgcggagtgctatccaaaggtgttctgtttttgcaggacaacgcccacacaaatctcatatttccatgcaaaaaattcgtgatttaggcttTGAATTATCGgagcaccccccttattcaccagatttggctccatccgactatcatctctttcctcaactgaaaaaagtttaaaaggtcgtaaattttcttccaaggaGTAGGTTattaaagctgtggaggtctggtttgcagagcaagaagaaacattttttttgaaaggtctagagacgttgcaggttcgctgtaataaatgtatccaatatcgtcttggagtacccgaaaaattcctagcagtgtgtgaaagccttcataccaacaacaccgctagaatacagcataatggctccacAACCGACcgtttctcaaccaactccggaatgaaacaaggctgcgtattagcgcctttacttcAATATTTTCTCCATAGCTGTATCAATAATTGCagacatgagtatgcccgtaagaggtgttggggtGAGATTCATAtatgatggaggcctgtttaacctgaagcgcctcagttcatcacggaacttcaatatgcagacgactgttcactcatcgctagcagctcagaggatctacagataatgatggacacctataaacatatatacgaagctttaggccttagattcaatatcgacaagaccaaaatcctggtaagtccgccagaaaccAGGCTTCAAACagatcagcctggagaatgaaactctagaacaggtcgagcagttcaaatacttgggaagcttcataaatactagggctaatctagacacggaaatacaaaaccgtatcaattcggcatctcgggcattctggaagctaaaggacagagtgtttcaaaatcacgacctcaatctgaagaccaagacaactgtttacaaagcagtggtcctcccaacgcttctttacggaagcgaaagctggacgccctacaggcgacatattaaacagcttgaacaaacgcaacaacgtcatctaagacagataatgcacatcagaatgttccacaaagtttcgaatgcagaagtcttgcaacgggcgagttgtacaacaattgatactcaagtaacgagggcccgactcagatggagcggccacattctaaggatgcaagacacaagactccccaaaatagctctatatggcgaattcactgagggagcccggaaaccaggaggccagtataagcggtttaaggatacactacatcaatccctaaaataagttaatgccaatcataactgggaacaactagcgttagacaggtcacagtggaggtctttggtacacagttacaatggagaatcgagaaggatacagcggcggccagatctggttggtgactatccatgccctgagtgtggaaggatctgcaggtcacaggagggcacacagtcggaactagccctaagaaataacaagtctgttcgcaattttttcttttttttttctttttgtagatttattcccggtaacgggatacagcaatggaatGGAATCCAATTGAGgaatagttatttttgtatctagtgcgcgaaatgctactttggtgatcgagaactgaatttttttaacgaggcgcagccgagttaaaaaaatagtcgagatcaccaaagtatttcgcgcatgagatgcaaacaaaattttttctacaaacgtcaaaaatattattctaaaataagtaacatatttagcttaatatgaaaaagagtattgaaatttcaggatcaagtgCTGTCACCTCTACGGCAGTTGCTTGCAAACTACAATATCACGAGCTGAATCTGAGTTATCTGGTTtaggaatacctaattattggtttgtgcactggctgcaccattaatgttaacattgtgaataataaataaaattaggtagtgttaaattttctcacaatttgaaagccttaattattgttatacattaataaatgaatgatttattggatttttgcttgattgaggaacataaaggttatgatataaaaatcccatatagtTTACATGCAGTGTGCGAAGTAATTATTTCGCACACTACTTCGCGCACGGTGTTATGGTtacgaaggaaaatgaaaaaaagggtcacttcgcatattgttgtcaatgcgcgaaccttgtcattgtttgacgtttgtagaaaaaatatgttgagtaataaaatatttttacattgaaattttgtttggttctatagtaggctaagaatttttcaatatatcctcgtatatctaACCTGCGTTGGTCATTTTAGTAAAAATGAATTCACAACGCACCATCCCACAAGGGCATCATTTTGAACAGATTTCTGGTTAAAAATTTATCGAGCTCTCTTACAACTAAATGAGATCTTGCTTAAATTTTTAATTCTCATCGAGAAACGACCCGATCGCAAGCTACCCCACACCCCCAGATTCACCCCTTGCAGGGGTCGACTCCGGAATAATAATGACTACACCCACAATTTCACGAGGCAAGCGAGCATCGCGTTTGTGAATTGTCGCTAGGTTGTGGCGTTTCACAAATCACAACGCAATTATGTAACCGGATATGTAACAAGTTCCATGTTACAACGTTGCAATGCCAAATTATCGCATAATCTACTCCAGTTTTGGCAACGCGGTTCGGTTTAGGAAGACGCCTTTACATCACATGTTTGGATTCGAACATTTATCCAGGAGGTTGCATAGGACTTCTCTTTTTCTTGTTTACGAGTTGCATGGGAAGGAGATGGTACTTGGACGTTCACCAGAGAAATGGACAAGAAAATGGGGATGCAGATGGTGTTTATGCGACGTTCGATGTTTCAGCTCAGCTGGAGACTGTTCTATTCGAACCGGAATGTTTATTACAGATCTAGGGGTTGTTGCTTCCTCTAGAGTGCACTTGATTTTTCGATCGATAAAAGACATGTTTTTCGGGTATGAAAAGGGATGTTTTACCTTTCAAACCCAAGAAGAGATATTTTCCGGTTAATATTTTTCGACCTTGAGAAATGATGGTCATCAACTCGCAGAAAAAATCCTTCTCGAGAAGAACCATTTTCTAATCCTGAagagaaataatttttgagtctGAAGGACATATTTATCGAGCCAGAAAGTGAATATTTATGGAGTctaaccccgggtttcataaggcttgatcgaggaatcaacgcttgattgacgaatagacgtcaatttgttttcattctCTAATtaagtcatgatcattcagagtATTATTctagcatcaaattatgatgttcatacgtccaatCAATTATTCTGAATTGCTACTGCTtcaatacagggtgacaatttaaaaacttgccaggccaattatgtcgcaacaaggatgttttcagagaaaatgtcgAAACAGCCTGATTTTATTATTCGGAGGGGGTcattgagcag includes:
- the LOC123320357 gene encoding uncharacterized protein LOC123320357; amino-acid sequence: MMSYIDIMGENDDCNSELSEHGRFLTKGAFLLTPSHDLSLDKAANICDKLNFRGSFSLTKTATGILFKFSEPEDFQQVFRKGFHKVTGGRLYRKVNIPCRPQKTFSLLVHEVPNDLPEDDIRASLYRFCSVVEVTRLPPKLDQSPGTPNPIRVTVASLEEYNNLLQQGLDFYGATYFPTEPLKKDLNFRGSKEKLLPVFDSAGFSRLPPPASRTLKPRP